The sequence TGGCAACTCCTCTTCTAGAATGGGGCCCTTAATTCCCCTAACCTTTATTGACAAGCCAGCAGTTAAGCGCGTAAGGCCTGGAGCTTTTTCGCTTATTCGCTTCTCCATTTTCTTAACTGCCTTATCAAAGTCTCTGCCCATATAGGTGTCAAAAACAGCGTATTTCTTTCCCTCCAACTTTAGTTTGCCAAGCTTGTCGATGAAGCCTCTAATGCCTCTTGTTGGTCCACCTATATGATTTGGAGAGCCAATCAATACCGCGTCGTAAAATGGAATATCCTTCAAGTTCACCTCTTTAAATTCTTTAATGGAAACCTCCACTCCACTAACTTCTCTCATTTCTTCAGCGATGGATTCTGCCACGCGTTTGGTGTTGCCATAACGCGACTCAAAAACTATAAGCACCTTCACCATATACAACAAATCCATTTATACGTTCTCGGCCGACCTATTAAGGCTTGTGGACTAAAACACTGGTTTTTGCCGCCATACTTGTGATTTCGGAAAGCATAAAGGCTA comes from Candidatus Bathyarchaeota archaeon and encodes:
- a CDS encoding FprA family A-type flavoprotein, translating into MDLLYMVKVLIVFESRYGNTKRVAESIAEEMREVSGVEVSIKEFKEVNLKDIPFYDAVLIGSPNHIGGPTRGIRGFIDKLGKLKLEGKKYAVFDTYMGRDFDKAVKKMEKRISEKAPGLTRLTAGLSIKVRGIKGPILEEELPKCREFGKSIAIQLKKEREK